The genomic region ACAATGTAGTTAAAAATACTTTTTTCATTTTCCTCTCCAATTTAATTTATTATTTTATATTTTAATATTTTATTATTGCAATGCTATCTTGTTAATTATTATTTAATAGACTTCTTAAAATTCTCTCCTCAATGCTTCAACTGGTTTTATTTTACCTGCATATCTAGAAGGTATATACGCAAAAATAATAGTTAAAAAAATAATAGCTAAAAGAAGAAAAATTAATTGTAATAAATTTATTAGAAAAAATAAATGTCCCCCTTTCAAAAATAATTGAAGATCTCTAATAGATGAAAGATCAATAAAATATGAAAAAATAAAAATTAAAAACCCCCCAACTATATATCCAATAAGTGTAAAAATAATGCCAAGGATTACATTTTCTAAAATAAACAACTTAACAATATCTTCTCTTTTCATTCCAATTGTTCTTATAGTTCCAATTTCAACCATTCTATTATTTATAGTCATTCTTATATTTATAAATAATGAAACTCCTATTATAAGAAAAAGTACAAAACCTATAACAAGTGCTACACCATTTAAAACAGAAGTAAATCTTTCAACAGCACTCATAATTTCATCTATTGCAAGAATAAAGAAAAAGGTACCATTTTTATTACTTTGCATAAAGTCTCTAATAAATTTTAAAAAAGCATTACCTCCCTGTTTGCTAAAATCAAGATATTCTTTAATTACATTATAACCTTTCTCTTCTAAAATATTATTTACCTCTTTTTTTAAATTTAATGTATTTCTTTTCTCTTTTTTATCAAAATAGATCAAAATTTCTTCAGATGAATCCAAAGGGAAATTAAGTCCCTTTTTTAAATATGAAAGATGTCCAAAACTCTGAGTTGAAAGTAGAAGATTTGAGCTTTTATAAATCCCCTTTATTACAAAAAATATAGTATTATATGCCCCTGTATATGTTTTAACTACTCCAAGAATCTCGTCCCCAATATCAACTTCAAGATAATTTGCATCTTCTTCAGAAATTATTATTGAAGATTCATCTTCTAAAAAATCTTTCCAGGAGCCTTTTAATATGGTAATCTTATTAATTCCTTTTTTATCAATTTCAGGGTCTATTCCAGTAATATCAATCATTTTTGAAAAACCTTTACTATAAACTCTAAATCCAGAAGAAATTCTAAATAAAATCTCAGAATCTTTAAATTTTTCTTTAATTATTTTCTCTATTTCTTTGTTGTAATTTATTATTCTTTTAAAA from Spirochaetota bacterium harbors:
- a CDS encoding FtsX-like permease family protein translates to MINLIKIAFRNIFRDKKRSVSLGATFSIIGFILIIVFSFTNGVKVNFKENFTQAFFGDLTIFGFDKNGQSFKRIINYNKEIEKIIKEKFKDSEILFRISSGFRVYSKGFSKMIDITGIDPEIDKKGINKITILKGSWKDFLEDESSIIISEEDANYLEVDIGDEILGVVKTYTGAYNTIFFVIKGIYKSSNLLLSTQSFGHLSYLKKGLNFPLDSSEEILIYFDKKEKRNTLNLKKEVNNILEEKGYNVIKEYLDFSKQGGNAFLKFIRDFMQSNKNGTFFFILAIDEIMSAVERFTSVLNGVALVIGFVLFLIIGVSLFINIRMTINNRMVEIGTIRTIGMKREDIVKLFILENVILGIIFTLIGYIVGGFLIFIFSYFIDLSSIRDLQLFLKGGHLFFLINLLQLIFLLLAIIFLTIIFAYIPSRYAGKIKPVEALRREF